The Chelatococcus sp. HY11 nucleotide sequence GCGGAGGCTCCGGGACGCGCTCGGCGGGTCCGGTCATTGGTAACGATCGGGTGACGACGACGGCGGGGGCATCACGAGCCCAGCGCAATGGGCATGACATCCCCCGTCATTGCCGTTGAGCCATGCTGCCTGCACCTACCGAAAGAAAGGCTTGCCGCGTGGCGCGCCATGCGACGACATGGCCGTCATCCACCGGCTCCAGCCCACCATTCCGGTGCAGAAGGTTCACATGCGACAGGATGTCGGCGATCCGAAGCGGCAGCATGTCGATGCTTGTGTTGGGGATGAGCGCATCGAGCAGCGCCCGCACGGTCATGGGCCGTCCGACGCAGGCCTCGATCAGTCTGGTGCAGCGTCGTCCGTGGTGGGTACGCGTCTCGCGCAGCTGGTGGGGCGCACCGCGAAACGGCAGGCCGTGCCCGGGAAGAACCAGGGTTTCCTCCCGCACATGCGGCTCAAGCAATGCGAGATAGTCGAGATAGTCGCCGAGTGGGGCGGCCGTCGGGTTGTCCGGCCGTGCCCCCACGAAGGGCGATTGCGCCGGCAGCATCTGGTCGCCGGGGAGCAGGATGTCGCGCTCCGGATTGAAAAGGCTGACCGGCGCGGGCGAATGGCCTCCAGGGCCGTGGAGAATCCGCCAGTCCGATCCTGAAATGGCTAGTATCGATTCGTCGTCGAGCATGGTCGGTGGTTGCGGCAGCGGCCCCATCCCGGATTCAACGGGCTCGGAGCGCGTGCGCAGTAAACGCGCTTCGCCCGGATCGCATCCCATCCGCAGGAGATGCGTCTCGAAGCGGGCCGATTTGCCCGCCGGCTGCGGACTGGTGCTTGCAATCAGCGCTTCCCACTCGCCTTCGCTGGTGAGGATCGCCGCGCCGGATGCGTCCTGCAGCCATCCGGCGGCGCCAGCATGATCGGCATGATAGTGGGTGAGGACGATCTGTTCGAGTGACCGAAGGCCACCGAGCGGAGCAAGGATCTCGCTCCAGGCGCCATGGGTCCGCGCATCGTTCACACCTGTATCGATGGCTGTCCAGCGCGTGCCGTCACGCAGCAGGTAAATGTTCACGTGGTCAAGGCTGTAGGGGATAGCGACGCGAACCCACAGCAAGTCCTCCGCTATTGTAACGGGCGTGTTGAAAGGCGGAGGAACATCGTTTGGAAATCGCAGCATTGTTTTCGCAAAGCTTCCCTAGCGCGGTGAGTATGGTGCGCTCCCGGGCCTTGACTGATCATGCTGCGGCGAGACCGGGAGGCCAACCTTTCTTTTGGTAGGTGTGGGTTGTTTTGCGATGCGGCAATGGGGGTGAAATGCCCTGCTCGGGCCTCAGATCCGGGACCATTCCGATGACCGAAGCCTTCATCTACGATCACGCGCGCACACCCCGGGGCCGGGGCCGGCCGGATGGCGCGCTGCATGAGGTGACCGCGGTGCAACTCGCCGCGCAGGTGCTGGGCGCCGTGCGCGACCGCAACAGCCTCGACACGGCGCTGGTCGATGATGTCATCCTCGGCTGCGCCCAGCCGGTGGGCGAGCAGGGCGGCAACATCGGCCGCGCGGCGGTGCTGACCGCGGGCTATGCCGAAACCGTCGCGGGCCAGCAGGTGCACCGGTTCTGCGCCTCCGCGCTTGAGGCGGTCAACAATGCAGCCGCGCAGGTGATGGTGGGAGCGGCGGATGCCGCCATCGGCGGCGGCGTCGAATCCATGTCGCGCGTCTATATGGGCGCTGATAGTGGCGCATGGGCCGCTGATCCGTCGGTCGCCTACGACACCTATTTCGCGCCGCAGGGTATCGGCGCCGACCTGATCGCCAGCATCGACGGCTTCAGCCGCACCGATGTGGACAGTTACGCGGTCGAGAGCCAGCGCCGTGCCGCCGAGGCCTGGCGGGAGGGCCGCTTCGCGCGCTCCGTCGTACCGGTGCGCGACGTGCTCGGGGACGTGCTGCTCGACCATGATGAGCACATGCGTCCTGGCACGACGCTGGAGCAGCTGGCGGCGCTCAAGCCGGCCTTCACGGCGCTCGGCGAGAAGGCCGGCTTCGATCTTGTCGGCATGCAGAAATATCCCGAGCTCGCCGCTGTGAACCACGTCCATACCGGCGGCAATTCGTCGGGCATCGTCGATGGGGCCGCCGCAGTGCTGGTCGGCAGCAAGGCCTTCGGCGAGCGGGCAGGGCTCAAGCCCCGCGCCCGGGTCCGCGCCTTCACCTCCATCGGCAGCGAGCCGACGATCATGCTCACGGCACCGGCCGAGGTGACACGCAAATGTTTATCGCGGGCCGGCATGAACGTGTCGGACATCGACCTCTTCGAACTCAACGAGGCCTTCGCCTCGGTGGTGCTGCGCTTCATGGCGCGGCTGGAGCTCGACCATGCCAAGGTCAATGTCAACGGCGGGGCGATCGCCATGGGCCATCCGCTCGGCGCCACCGGTGCGATGATCACCGGCATCGTGCTGGACGAGCTGGAGCGGCGCGGCCTTGGAACCGCGCTGGTGACGCTGTGCGCCGGCAACGGTCTCGGGACCGCCACCATCATCGAGCGCGTCTGAGGCGCGCTCCCGCCAGTTCTGCGGCCTGAGCCGCGACACGAGACATCATCATGAACCATCTCACGTTGAGCATCGACGCTGACGGCATCGCGCTGATCACCCTGGACCACGCCGTGGAGTCGATGAATCTTGTCTCGCCGGAATGGCTGGCGGAATTCGCGGCGGCCGTGGAGACGGTGGCCACGGACCCGGCGGTGAAAGGCGCGATCGTCACCTCGGGCAAGAAGGCCTTCATGGCGGGGGCCGATCTTAAACTGCTGTCGAGGGGCTTCAGCAAGGCTGAGGCGCTCGCCTTCAGCGAGGCGCCCACGCGCATGCACCGCCGCCTGGAAACCTGCGGCAAGCCCTTCGTGGCGGCGCTGAACGGTCTCGCCTTGGGCGGCGGCTTCGAGCTGGCGCTCGCCTGCCACCACCGTCTGCTCGCCGATGATCCGAAGGCCGTCGTCGGATTGCCGGAAGTCAAGGTCGGGCTTCTGCCCGGTTCCGGCGGAACCCAGAGGCTCATCCGCCTGATTGGCGTGCAGAAAGGCCTCGAGCTGCTGCTCTCCGGCGCGACGCTCGGCCCGGCCGAGGCCCTGAAGGCCGGGCTCGTCGACGCGGTTGTGCCGCCCGGTGAGCTCATCACGGCGGCCAAGGCCTGGCTGATGGACGCGCCCGATCCCGTCCGTGCATGGGACAGGAAAGGCTACACGCCGCCGGAAGCGGGCGGTCTCCTCAACCCGGGGATGGCGACCCTGTTCTCCATGCAACCGGCGGCGATAGCAGCCAGAACCTTCCACAACGATCCCGCGCCGGCGGCCATCGCTTCCGTGGTGTTCGAGGGCATCCAGCTGCCGTTCGACAAGGCGCTGGCGGTGGAGAGCAAATATTTCGCGAAGCTGCTCTCCGGCCCGGTGGCGCGCAACATCATCCGCACCACCTTCGTCAGCAAGGGGGAGGCGGAGAAGCTGGCCGGCCGCCCAGCCGGCGTGCCGAAGGCGAGCTTCGCCAGGATCGGCGTGCTCGGCGCCGGCATGATGGGTGCCGGCATTGCCTATGTGGCGGCGGTGGCGGGCGCCGAAGTGGTGTTGCTGGATCGCAGCCAGGCGGAAGCCGACAAAGGCAAGGCCTTCGCAGAGAAAACGCTTGCGCGCGAGGTCGAGCGCGGCCGGCGCAATGAGGCCCAGGCCGACGCCATCCTCGCGCGTATCAGGCCAGGCGAGGATTTCGCGGCGCTGGCCGGCGTGTCGCTGATTGTCGAGGCTGTGTTCGAGGACACTGCCGTGAAGGCCGACGTGACGCGGCGCGCGCAGGCGGTGGCCGGCCCAGACGTGATCTTTGCTTCCAATACGTCGACGCTTCCGATCAGCGGGCTCGCCGAGGCGTCGCAACGTCCCGAGGGCTTCATCGGCCTGCATTTCTTCTCGCCGGTCGATCGCATGGCGCTCGTCGAGGTCATCCTTGGCCGCCAGACCAGCCGGGAGACGCTCGCTCACGCGCTCGATTTCGTGGCCTTCCTGCGCAAGACACCGATCGTGGTCCACGACAGCCGCGGTTTCTATACCAGCCGCGTCTTCCAGACCTTCATCCATGAAGGAATGGCAATGCTCGGCGAGGGCATTGCCCCGGCGCTGATCGAGAATGCCGCTCGCTTCGCCGGCTTCCCCGTGGGTCCGTTGGCGGTAACCGATGAGGTGACACTCGAATTGCCCTTGAAGATCATCCATCAGGCCGAGGCCGAAGTTGGCGACGCCTTCGAGAAGCCTTGCGGCACGCCGATCCTCGAGAAGATGCTCGCGGCGGGGCGCGGTGGGCGGAAGTCCGGCGGTGGCTTCTACGACTATCCGCAGGACGGCCCCAAGCGCCTCTGGCCGGGGCTGGCCGAAATGTTCCCGGAACGTGCCGACCAGCCTGACATCACCGAGGTCCGCCAAAGGCTGCTCGCAATCCAGGCTCTCGACACGGCCCGCTGCCTGGAGGAGGGTGTGCTGACCACCGCCACGGACGCCGACCTCGGATCGCTTCTGGCCTGGGGTTTCCCCAGCTGGACGGGCGGCACGCTCTCCTACATCGACATGATCGGCCTCAAGGCTTTCGTCGCCCAGTGCGACAGCTTTGCCCAGCGTTACGGCAGCCGTTTCGAGCCGACGCCGGCATTGCGCCGGCGGGCTGAGGAGAATGAGCCGTTCTACCCGGCCTGAATGTCCATGACGGCCTGGCACGGCTTTCGTGCCTTGGAGTTGCCACCGGTTGGGCGCGCTGCCCATCCCATGCCAGCCTTGACGCGGGACACGAGCGCGCCCGGCCGTCGAATGGAGAAGCCCATGAAAGCCTTTGTCCTCACAGAGACGGCAGGGCCGGAGAGTGCCGTGGTGCGCAACGAGCCGCGGCCCGAGCTCGCCGCCGGCAGCGTGCGCGTGGCGCTGAAAGCGGCCTCGCTCAATCATCGTGAGCTCTGGATCTCGCGCGGGCTCTATCCCGGCATGAAACTGCCCTGCGTCATGGGAGCCGACGGGGCAGGAGTGGTGACGGAGGTGGGGGACGGCGTCGATCAGGCTCTGGTCGGGCGGGAGGTCGTCCTCTATCCCGGTGACGGGTGGGGCGACAATCGCCGCTTTCCGGCGCGCGGCTTCGCGATGCTTGGCATGCCCCTTCCCGGCACCATCGCTGAGGAGATCTGCGTGCCGGCCACCACTGTCTTCGCGAAGCCGGCTCACCTGTCCTTCGAGCAGGCCGCAGCCCTGCCGACCGCCGGCATCACCGCTTGGCGGGGGCTCACGGAGAAGGCTGCGCTCCAGAGCGGGGAGATCCTGCTGGTGACGGGCGTCGGTGGTGGTGTCGCGACTTTCGCGCTCATCTTCGGGCGGGCGCTGGGCGCCGAGGTCTATGTCACCAGCGGGTCCGACACGACGCTGGCACGGGCGGGCGCGCTCGGCGCGGCGGGAGGTTTTAATTACCGCGAGCCTGGTTGGCGCAAGGCGTTGCAGGAGGCCTCGCGGGGCCTCGATGTGGTGTTCGACGGCGCGCCTGCGGCTGGCCTCTCCGAATACACCCGCGCGTTGCGCGCAGGCGCGCGCGTCGTGATCTACGGCTCGACGGGCGGCCCGGTGATGACCATGGCGGCGCCGGATCTGTTTCTGCGCCATGCCACGATATCGGGAACGGCGATGGGCGATCTCGTCGATTTCGCGGCCATGCTCGCCTTTATCACCGCGCACCGGCTGGAGCCGGTCATCGACAGAACCTTCGCCATCGACCAGTCGCGCGAGGCTCTTCTCTATCTCGAGAGGGGCCATGCGTTTGGCAAGGTGGTGATCGCCATCTGAACGCCGGCGGCAGGCTGCCGGAACGACACGGCCCTATCGTGGGATAGGTGTGGCGCGTGGCGCGCCATGGAAGGCTTCCAGGGAATCCTTCGATGAAACCCTTCGATGGCACGGATCCGTTGTGATTGGGGATTTGCGTATGAGCTTCCCGCCTCCGCCCGATGTGGCGGGCACCAGCCTTGATGGCACGGAGCCCTATGTCATCGATGCAGACGAAAACCGCAGGCTCTGCGCCTCGGTGAATGCCGTGCCGGACCCGGGCGGCGACGCCCACCCGATCTACTACTACATCGCCACCCAGGTCGGCATGGGCAAGACGGTGGCGGGACTATGCGCCGCCTGCGATTTCGACGTCGAGGACGGCCCGATGATGGGGTCGTCGCAGGTGGAATTCGCCGGCGCGCTCCGCACGGGTCTGCCCTATCGGGTGAGCGGCGAGATCGTCAACCTGAACCGCAAGGCGAGCCGCAAGCTCGGTGTGATGGACGTGCTCGAGTATCGGCTGCGCCTGATCGACCCCGGCGGCGGCACCGCGCTCGAAACGACCAACGTCTGGGTGCTGCCCCGGAAGGAACTTGCATGACCCTGCCAGTCGGCGCCGCCATCCCGCCGTTCGTGATCGAGGTATCCCCGGCCGCCATGCAAAGCTGGGCGATCTTCCTCAAGGACCCGAACCCGATCCATCTCGACGCTGAGATCGTCCGCGCCAAGGGGCTTGGTGACCGGGTGATCAACCAGGGGCCGGCCAATGTCGCCTATATCATCAACGCCCTTGCCGCTGCCTTTCCCGGCTGCACGGTCAAATCCCTCGCGATGCGCTTTCTCGACAACGTCTATGGCGGCGAGATCGTCGAGGCGGGAGGGACCGTCACCGCCGTCGCGATCGAAGGCGACCTGCGCATCACGACCTGTGACATGTGGCTGAAGGCGGCCGACCGGGGCGCGGTGATCAGCGGCCCGGCCGTTGTCACGCAGCCCGCCAGCTGAGATCCCGCGCGCCACCGGCGCGCCGCAACCGGAGTTTTCGTATGCCAAGCGGCCCCTTCGCCCATATCTGCCTGCTCGTCAAAGATCTCGACAAGGCTATCGAGGACTGGACCAAGATCCTGGGTGTTCTCGACCCGAGGCAATTGGACAGGAAGCTCGTGCGCTACGAGGATTTCGAGGGCGGCGCCGACAAGATGCGCTGGGCGACCTTCGTCTCCGACCACGGCGCCGAGATCCAGATGATCGAGCCCGCGCCCGGCACGCCGCTGTTCAAGCGCCTGGAGAAGCATGGCGAGCATGTCCATCATATCTGCCTCACCACCAACGATGTCGACGGCTCGCTCGAGACCCTGCGTGGCCAGGGCATCGAGACCGTGGGCGAGGTATCGAGCGACCCCGGCATGAGCTGGCAGAAATGGGGCTGGGTGTCGCATCGCAGCGCCCATGGCGTCCTTGTCGAAGTCGCCAAGCCTTACGAGACCCACGACGACGGCAAGTGGCATCCCGCGACGCCGCGTTAGGTTCTTCGATATACAGCGTTCTCGTCTCTCATGGCCGGCTCATCCCGGGCGTCCCGATGACTGCGTTGTTTTTCAGGCAGGCGGATAGCCCACGCCAGCGGCGCTGCGTGTCCGTTGATCGCGTGTTCCGCCTTGCCGAACCGGAGGAGACCGGCAGTTGATGGCACCGAGCCCCCAGTCTCCCGCGCTGGCGCCGCAGGCTGCTCCCATGATCCGCTTTCAGCTGCGCGAGGGCTTCGCGCTCACCGCCGAGCTGGCGGGACCGCCGGACGGCCCGCGTGTCGTGCTGGTTCATGGTGGCGCCCAGAGCCGCCGTGCCTGGGATGTCGGCGTCGGCTTGCTGAGCCGGGCAGGCTATCGCTCGGTCGCCATCGACATGCGCGGCCATGGCGACAGCGACTGGGCGCCCGACGGCAACTACGCGCTGGAGCATTGGGCGGAAGACCTCAGGCAGGTCGTCACTGCGCTGGCGCAGGATGATCCACGACCCATCGCGCTGGTCGGCGCCTCCCGAGGCGGGCAGAGCGTCTTGCTCACGGCCGTTGACCTGCCGGCGCTGGTGTCCTGCGCCGTGCTCATCGACGTTACCCCGCAGAATGATGAATCGGGCATCGCTCTCATCAGGGCCTTCATGCAGCGCAGCGCCCAGGGTTTTGACAGCGTGCGGGAATGCGCCGACGCCGTCGCCGATTTCATGAAGAGGCCGCGACGTTCCAACGTGTCCGGTCTCGCCCGCATTTTGCGGCAGGATGCCGATGGTCGCTGGTTCTGGCGCTGGGACCCGCGCATGGCCGACAGCCGGTTTGTGCGGCCACCCTCGGAGCAGATCCTGATGGAGGAAGCGGCGCGCGAGGTCGGCGTTCCGGTGCTCCTCGTCCGCGCCGGGATGAGTGAGCTCGTCCGCGCGCAGGATGTCGAGCATTTCCGCGCCTTGCTGCCGACGCTGGAGGTCGAGGAGGTTCCCGGCATCCCGCACATGATCACCGGCGACAGCAACGCGGCCTTCCTGCCGGCCGTCATCGCGTTCCTGCGACGACGGCATGAGCCCATCGGTTGAAGGCTCCGCTGAAACACGCGCCTTCCGCTACAGCCGCAGGCCCCCATCGACGATGATCGTCTGGCCTGTGATGTAGGACGCCCGGTCGGAGGCGAGGAACGCCACTGCCTCGGCGATCTCGGCGCCCTCACCGAAGCGGCGCAGCGGTACTCGCTTCTTCTGCTGTGCCCACACCTCCGGCGTATGCACCTGGTCCTGCAGGCTGTGCCCGAGGCCGGCGTCGATGATGCCGGGCGCCACGGAGTTGCCGCGAATGCCGTAGCGGCCTTCCTCCTTGGCGACGGCGCGCGTCAATACCTCGATGCCCGCCTTCGGAACCGCCGAGATGGCGTCGCCGGGCGGGAACCAGTAGTTGGCGAAGGAGACGACGCTCACGAAGCTGCCGCCGCCGTTCCTGCGCAGGACGGGGATCGCGAGCCGCACGAGACGCGTGAAGCCGAGCAGCTCGATCTCGACGACCCGCAGCCACTGGCCCTGCTCGATCTGCGAGACATAGGGCTGCAGGATCGGGGCGCCGCTGGCATAGACGATACTTCTCAGGCCGCCCGGCAGCGCATCGGCACGGGCGATCGCCTCCGCGACATCGCTCTCGCTTCGCGTGTCCATGCGCATGGCAGCGACGCGGCAGTTGGTTGGCAACTCGACCTTCAGGGCGTCAGCCTTTGCGGCATTGCCGAAATAGGTGAAGGCCATGGCCGGCCAGTCCAGCGGCATGCGCCGGCAGATGGCCTCACCGAGGCCGCCGCTTCCGCCAATCACGAGTACCGCGCCGTCCTGCATCACCGTCTCCCCGTCAAACTCAACGCCAAAGCACCGTCAGCCTTTGCCTGTCGGGGACAGGATAGGCCCGGCGCATGGCGCGCCGCCACCTGTCTTGGGATAGGCAATTCTTGGGATAGGCAATTACGGAGAAGCATGCGCCTCGGCCCGAAGGCATAGCGGCCCAGCGCTAATGCCTGATATCGGCATTGGCGCTAGGGCCTATCAGAGGCTGGCGCGCAGCGGCCGGAAGAAGGCGCGGATGTCCTCTGCCAAGGCATCAGGGCATTCGAGTGCCGCGAAATGGCCACCCTTCGCCATCGGTGTCCAGCGGCGCAGATCGGTGAAAGTCTGTTCGGCCAATGAGCGTGGCGGATGCAGGTGCTCGGCGGGGAAAGCCGCATAGGCGGTGGGAACCGAGACGCGCCCGCCCGGCACGGGCCATGGCGCATGCAGGCGGTCGTAGTAGGGCCAGAACGACGATCCGATCGCGCCGGAAAACCAGTAGAGGCTGATATTGGCGAGGAGCGTATCGAGATCGAACGTCACGTCCGGCGGCGCCTGACCGCCCGACCAGGCGTGAAACTTCTCGAGGATCCAGGCGGCGAGGCCGGCCGGGGAATCCGTCAGGGCGTAGGCCAGGGTCTGTGGCCGTGTACCTTGCATCCACAGATAGCCCGTCTCCTCCCGGCGCCAGCGCGCATGCGCGCGCAGGAAGGCTTGCTCCTCCGGCGTGCCGCCGGCCCTGGCGACAATCTCGCGCGGAATGAGCAGGAGGTTGAGATGGATGCCGATGAGCCGGTCGGGCACCGTGGCGGCCAGCGTCGTGGTGATCAGCGAACCCCAGTCGCCACCCTGCGCGGCGAAGCGGGAATAGCCGAGCACGTCCGTCATCAGCCGCGCGAAGCAATCGGCGATGGCCGCGATCCCGAACCGCGGCTGACCGGGCTCGAACGACAGGCCATAGCCTGGCAGCGATGGCGCGACCACGGTGAAGGCGTCCTCGGCGGCGCCGCCGAAACGGGCAGGATCGGTCAGCCGCGGGATGAGGTCGGTGAACTCGAACAGCGAACCCGGCCAGCCATGCGACAGCAACAGCGGGCAGGGACGCGGACCGCGCCCTGGCATATGGACGAAATGCAGATCTATGCCGTCCATGCGAACCTTGTAGTTCGGCATGGCATTGAGGAGAGCCTCCTGGACGCGCCAATCAAATTCGTCCCGCCAATAGGCGAGCACTGGCCGGAGCCAGTCGAGACTCGTGCCGTGCGTCCAGCCGCTGCCCGGCGCCTCGTCCGGCAGGCGGGTCATCTGCAACCGGTGCCGGAGGTCGGCGAGGTCGGCATCGGGTACGGAGAGGCTGAATGGCCGCACCGCCGCCGCCGTGTTCTCGGTGTCCGCCATCGCTTCTCCTTCCAGCTGCTCTCGTCAATTGCCGATACCGACCGGCGGCATGGGATAGTCAGGATAGCGCTCAGATCTTGAGCGCAACCCCTGGGGTCGGCGGCTCGACGATCTCCGCACCCGGAACCTCGACGCTCGCCTTGAAGGTAAAGCCATCGGCGGTCGGCACGGCACCCGCGAGGTTTACGGGGCCGATCTGCTGGTGGTCCTCCTTGCGGAAGCGGATCTTGCCCTTTGCCGTCTCCACCTCGACGTTCTCAAGGGCCTGGATGATGGCATTGGTCTCGGTGCTGTTGGCGGCCTGGATGGCGGCGGCGTAGCAGAGCACCGCGCCGTGCGCCGGTCCGATCAGGCTGGACGGATAGGGATCGTTCTTCGTCCGCGCCTTCACCTCGGCGACCAGATCCTGGTGCACCTTGTTGGCGTTCGGGTTGCCGAAGTACCAATGCAGGTTCGACCAGAGTTCGGGCGGGCCATCCTTGCCGAGGACGACCGGCAGGTCGAGCTCGCCGCTGCCGTCGCAGGCGACCTTGATCTTGTTGCTCAGCCCTAGGGTCTTGGCCTGTTTCCAAAGCGTGATCATGTCGGCGCCATAGGTCAGGTTGAACACGCCCTGCGCCGGCGTCTGCATCATCCGGAAGATCTGGGTCTTGTAGTCGGTGGTGCCGAACTTGGAGGCGATGACATCGGTGAGGACCACGTCTTTCTTGGCGTAGACGGGATAGAATTCTTTGAGTGCCGACGAAAACTGCTTCCAGGAATCATGGCCGACCGAAATGTCGGAGATGAAGCCGCCCCAGGTGGTGACCTCCGGGAAACGCTGCGCCATTACCCGGGCGAGCGAGCGGCAACGCATGTAGTTGTTGTCGGCCAGGCGGAAGAAGTTGCGGTTGAACAACTCGTGGGTGAGGCTGTCGAGCGGCGCGCTGGCCGTCATCTGCACCAGGTTGAGCGACTGGATCACCTGGATGACGGCGATGTTCTGGGCGCTCAACGACGCGCCGATGATCAGGTTGACGCCGGACGACGACAGCTCGCGGGCGTTGGCTACCGCCTGGTTCGGATCGCCCTTGTCGTCGCGGATCACAAGTTCGAGCGGCCGGCCGAGAACCCCGCCCGCGGCGTTGATCTGGTCCCGGGCGATCTCCACGCCGATTTTCTGCCGGTTGCCGACGAGTTCGGCGGTACCGCTCAAAGGCATCAGAACACCGATGCGGATGGGTTCTGCCGCACGAGCACCACGCCGGCCTAGCATGGCTACTCCCGTCGCCGTCGCGGCTGTTGCGATGACTGTCCTTCGGTTGAGCTTCATGATGTCCTCCCCGTTCCGGAGACATTCGCACCGGTTTCATTGAGGATTGGAGGCAGCGGGTCCCGTGGCCCCTATCCAAGGATAGGCCGTGTAACAGAACATCCGCCGGTTTCCGGTCGGCGCAACGGATCGATTGAGGTTCGTTGCAGCAACTGGAACAGGTGGACGCCGATCCCGATCCCCCGAGGGGCGCTCACGTCGCGGCCGGCGGATTGAACAGGGCTTGCGAACGGGCGATCTCGGCGGCGATGAAGCTCGCCACCTCGTCGATATGACGGACCTTCCGGTTATCCTCATGGATATGCATGTAGAACGAGCGGGTGAGGGCGATGCGGTCGGGAAGCACTGGCACGAGATCCGGAAAATCCGAGACCACGAAGGTCGGCATGATGCACAGGCCGCTGCCGGCGAGCGTCGCGTGGAGCTGTGCCAGCAGGTTGGTGCTACGGATGCGCGGCGTGATCGTGGTGCGCACGGCGCTGAGGTAGTTCAGCTCCGGCGCGAACAACAGGTCCTCGATATAGCTGACGAAGGGATGGTGCTTGAGGTCATCGACCGCGCGGATGGGCGGGGCGCCGTCGAGATAGGATCGCGTGCCGTAGACATGCAGGCGGTAGTCGGTGAGACGCCGCGACACCACCCGCATCTGCCGCGGCATCGACAGGCTGATCGCGATATCGGCCTCGCGCTTCGACAGGGAAAAGAGGCGCGCCGTCGCCATCAGTTCGATCGCCAGGCGCGGATGACGCTCCGTCAGGGCCTTCAGCCGTGGCGCCAGGAAGATCGCGCCGAGGCCATCGGGAGCGCCGATGCGCACCACGCCGGCGACCGACTGGCTTTCACGCCCCGCCATCGAGCGGGCCGCGAGATAGGCGCTCTCCATATCTTCCGCGGCCGCGACCAACCGCTGTCCGGCCGTCGTCAGCTCGTAGCCGGTGTTGCTCTTGTGGAAGAGGGTTTCGCCGAGCTCACGCTCAAGGGCGCGAATGTGGCGCGAGACCGTCGTGTGCTCTATCCCGACCTGGGCGGCCGCCGCCGACACAGTGCCGCTGCGCGCGACGGCGAGGAAGTGGCGCAGGTCATCCCAACTCGGCTGCGGCTTGCGCGCGTCCACGGCTTATCCTTGTTGTGCAGAAATGCACGATGGGTGTGAAAATAGCAGCATTTGCTCCTTTGAAAATGCTGATAACGTCGTGGCAAAGGGATCGCGGCGCCTCCGTCATGCGCCAGCGTTCGTATGGGAGGCGCTGGATGGATTTCGGACTGAACGAGGAGCAGGCGGCGATCCGCGCGATGGCGGCCCGCTTCGCCGACGAGCAGTTGGCTCCTCACGCGCTCGACTGGGACGAACGCAAGCACTT carries:
- a CDS encoding MBL fold metallo-hydrolase; protein product: MLRFPNDVPPPFNTPVTIAEDLLWVRVAIPYSLDHVNIYLLRDGTRWTAIDTGVNDARTHGAWSEILAPLGGLRSLEQIVLTHYHADHAGAAGWLQDASGAAILTSEGEWEALIASTSPQPAGKSARFETHLLRMGCDPGEARLLRTRSEPVESGMGPLPQPPTMLDDESILAISGSDWRILHGPGGHSPAPVSLFNPERDILLPGDQMLPAQSPFVGARPDNPTAAPLGDYLDYLALLEPHVREETLVLPGHGLPFRGAPHQLRETRTHHGRRCTRLIEACVGRPMTVRALLDALIPNTSIDMLPLRIADILSHVNLLHRNGGLEPVDDGHVVAWRATRQAFLSVGAGSMAQRQ
- a CDS encoding acetyl-CoA C-acetyltransferase, translating into MTEAFIYDHARTPRGRGRPDGALHEVTAVQLAAQVLGAVRDRNSLDTALVDDVILGCAQPVGEQGGNIGRAAVLTAGYAETVAGQQVHRFCASALEAVNNAAAQVMVGAADAAIGGGVESMSRVYMGADSGAWAADPSVAYDTYFAPQGIGADLIASIDGFSRTDVDSYAVESQRRAAEAWREGRFARSVVPVRDVLGDVLLDHDEHMRPGTTLEQLAALKPAFTALGEKAGFDLVGMQKYPELAAVNHVHTGGNSSGIVDGAAAVLVGSKAFGERAGLKPRARVRAFTSIGSEPTIMLTAPAEVTRKCLSRAGMNVSDIDLFELNEAFASVVLRFMARLELDHAKVNVNGGAIAMGHPLGATGAMITGIVLDELERRGLGTALVTLCAGNGLGTATIIERV
- a CDS encoding 3-hydroxyacyl-CoA dehydrogenase NAD-binding domain-containing protein, with amino-acid sequence MNHLTLSIDADGIALITLDHAVESMNLVSPEWLAEFAAAVETVATDPAVKGAIVTSGKKAFMAGADLKLLSRGFSKAEALAFSEAPTRMHRRLETCGKPFVAALNGLALGGGFELALACHHRLLADDPKAVVGLPEVKVGLLPGSGGTQRLIRLIGVQKGLELLLSGATLGPAEALKAGLVDAVVPPGELITAAKAWLMDAPDPVRAWDRKGYTPPEAGGLLNPGMATLFSMQPAAIAARTFHNDPAPAAIASVVFEGIQLPFDKALAVESKYFAKLLSGPVARNIIRTTFVSKGEAEKLAGRPAGVPKASFARIGVLGAGMMGAGIAYVAAVAGAEVVLLDRSQAEADKGKAFAEKTLAREVERGRRNEAQADAILARIRPGEDFAALAGVSLIVEAVFEDTAVKADVTRRAQAVAGPDVIFASNTSTLPISGLAEASQRPEGFIGLHFFSPVDRMALVEVILGRQTSRETLAHALDFVAFLRKTPIVVHDSRGFYTSRVFQTFIHEGMAMLGEGIAPALIENAARFAGFPVGPLAVTDEVTLELPLKIIHQAEAEVGDAFEKPCGTPILEKMLAAGRGGRKSGGGFYDYPQDGPKRLWPGLAEMFPERADQPDITEVRQRLLAIQALDTARCLEEGVLTTATDADLGSLLAWGFPSWTGGTLSYIDMIGLKAFVAQCDSFAQRYGSRFEPTPALRRRAEENEPFYPA
- a CDS encoding NAD(P)-dependent alcohol dehydrogenase codes for the protein MKAFVLTETAGPESAVVRNEPRPELAAGSVRVALKAASLNHRELWISRGLYPGMKLPCVMGADGAGVVTEVGDGVDQALVGREVVLYPGDGWGDNRRFPARGFAMLGMPLPGTIAEEICVPATTVFAKPAHLSFEQAAALPTAGITAWRGLTEKAALQSGEILLVTGVGGGVATFALIFGRALGAEVYVTSGSDTTLARAGALGAAGGFNYREPGWRKALQEASRGLDVVFDGAPAAGLSEYTRALRAGARVVIYGSTGGPVMTMAAPDLFLRHATISGTAMGDLVDFAAMLAFITAHRLEPVIDRTFAIDQSREALLYLERGHAFGKVVIAI
- a CDS encoding MaoC/PaaZ C-terminal domain-containing protein, which translates into the protein MTLPVGAAIPPFVIEVSPAAMQSWAIFLKDPNPIHLDAEIVRAKGLGDRVINQGPANVAYIINALAAAFPGCTVKSLAMRFLDNVYGGEIVEAGGTVTAVAIEGDLRITTCDMWLKAADRGAVISGPAVVTQPAS
- a CDS encoding VOC family protein encodes the protein MPSGPFAHICLLVKDLDKAIEDWTKILGVLDPRQLDRKLVRYEDFEGGADKMRWATFVSDHGAEIQMIEPAPGTPLFKRLEKHGEHVHHICLTTNDVDGSLETLRGQGIETVGEVSSDPGMSWQKWGWVSHRSAHGVLVEVAKPYETHDDGKWHPATPR
- a CDS encoding alpha/beta fold hydrolase, which gives rise to MAPSPQSPALAPQAAPMIRFQLREGFALTAELAGPPDGPRVVLVHGGAQSRRAWDVGVGLLSRAGYRSVAIDMRGHGDSDWAPDGNYALEHWAEDLRQVVTALAQDDPRPIALVGASRGGQSVLLTAVDLPALVSCAVLIDVTPQNDESGIALIRAFMQRSAQGFDSVRECADAVADFMKRPRRSNVSGLARILRQDADGRWFWRWDPRMADSRFVRPPSEQILMEEAAREVGVPVLLVRAGMSELVRAQDVEHFRALLPTLEVEEVPGIPHMITGDSNAAFLPAVIAFLRRRHEPIG